The Flavobacterium johnsoniae UW101 genomic interval GGTGTGTTCATTGACTTAGGTGGTGTTGACGGATTAATTCACATTACTGACCTTTCTTGGAGTAGAATCAACCACCCAAGTGAAGTTCTTGAATTAGACCAAAAATTAAACGTTGTAATCCTTGATTTCGATGATGAGAAAACAAGAATTCAATTAGGATTGAAACAATTAAACGCTCACCCATGGGATGCTTTAGATGCTAACTTAACTGTTGGTGATAAAGTTAAAGGTAAAGTAGTTGTAATCGCTGATTACGGTGCATTTATCGAAGTTGCTGAAGGTGTTGAAGGTTTAATCCACGTTTCTGAAATGTCATGGTCAACTCACTTACGTTCTGCTCAGGACTTCGTGAAAGTTGGAGATGTTGTTGAAGCAGTTATTTTAACTCTAGACAGAGAAGATCGTAAGATGTCATTAGGTATCAAACAATTAACTCAAGATCCATGGACTGACATTACTTCTAAATACCCAGTAGGTTCTAAACATACAGGTATCGTTAGAAACTTTACAAACTTTGGTATTTTCGTAGAATTAGAAGAAGGAATTGATGGATTAATCTACATTTCTGACTTATCTTGGACTAAGAAAATTAAACACCCATCTGAGTTTGTAAACGTTGGAGAAAAACTTGATGTTGTTGTATTAGAGTTAGATGTTGAAGGACGTAAATTATCTTTAGGTCACAAACAAACTACTGCTAATCCTTGGGATCAATACGAAGATTCTTTCGCTGTAGGAACTATCCACAACGGTGAGATTTCTGAAATCGTTGACAAAGGAGCTACTGTAGAATTCGGAGATGATATCGTTGCTTTCATTCCTACTCGTCACCTTGAAAAAGAAGACGGAAAAAAATTGAAAAAAGGTGATACAGCTGATTTCAAAGTAATTGAATTCAACAAAGAATTCAAAAGAGTAGTTGCTTCTCACACTGCTATCTTCAGAGAAGAAGAAGAGAAAAACGTGAAAGCTGCTGCTGAAACTACTGCATCTGCATCTACAAACGCACCAGCTGCGACTTTAGGTGACAACAATGATGTATTAGCTGCTTTAAAAGCTAAAATGGAAAAAACTGAGAAAAAATAATTCTTAGATTTTTTATAAATAGAAAGTCCCACAGCAATGTGGGACTTTTTTTGTATTTTAGGTTTCAGGTTTGTTTCGTTTGTCAGTTCGAGCGGAGTCGAGACCCCTTTTGAAAATGATTTTTTCTATTTTGAAGCTAATAGTTTTTCTTCTTCTGGAGTAAAATCATTTACAATAGCATAAGTGTCTATATTGGCAATTTTCATTTCATCCAAAATATCAACTAAATTGCCATAGTTTGAATTTTTGCTGGGTTTTATAATTACAATAACACCACTTTTGTATTTTCCCATCGCTGCCATATAGTTCTGTATTTCTTTTTTCTTAAGAAAAACTTCTTTTTGAATACCATTTTTTCCAAATCCAATTTCTTTTGTTAAATGAGTAGGATATTCTAATAGACCTGAATATGTAATTATCTTGTCATTTTTATCTAATAAAATTGTATAAAGTCTTGTTGCATCAATACAGCCAGAATGACAATCATCACAATCCTTGTCTGGTAAACCCAAATCCATAGCCTTATATTTAGACAATTCTCCAATAACCATAAAAAATATAATCAGCATAAAGGAAACGCTGACCATTGCGGTTAAATCAATTCTAGAACTTAATTTTTTACTTCTGACTTTTTGTGGTAGATTTTTCATAGATTCTAGTTTAGTAAAAGGAGTTATTTTGAAGCTAATAATTTAGATTCTTCGGGTGTAAATTCTGGGACAATAGCATAAGTACTTATTTCTGCAATAGCCATTTCATCTAATATATCAACTAGGTTTTTAAAATTAGATTTTTTACTTGGTTTTATAATTACAATGAGATTTTCGGGTCTCACATTTTTAGAAGAATAATTAAGGATATTTTGTTTTCTGCTTAACAATTCTTTGCGTATTCCTTCTTTACCGTATTGAATTTCTTTTGGAGCTATAATGGGAGAGCTCACTAATCCCATGTAATATATCAATCTATTATTATCATCTAAAATTACTGTTATTGATCTATATTCTCCTTCTCGTATTGTTCCGCAAGAGATTCTTCCTTCATTATTATGTGGCAGACTCAAATTCATAATTTTAGCTTTAGACAATTCTCCAACAACCATAAAAAATATAATCAGCAAAAAGGAAACGCTGACCATTGCGGTTAAATCAACTCTTGAACTTAATTTTTTGCTTCTTACTTTTTTAGGTAGATTTTTCATAAAATAATGAATTTATTTACTAAAGTTAAAAATAAATTTAACATACCACCATGATCAAATTTAAAAATAATTAAAAAATTATTTGAGCATTAAGTCTTTGTTTTACAGTGTTATTTGATGATATTTTAATATTTATTAAACTTTTTTGAAAATTTAATAAAACCAAAACAACTTTATCCCCGTAAATGAGCTTATAACTTAAAAACATTTATTATGAAAACTAGAAAATTTTTAGCAGTGGCAGTTTTAGCTTTAGGATTTGCATTTACATCAAATGCTCAAAAATCAGTAATGGTTGGCGGAGCAGCTATGTACCCAAATAAAAATATAATTGAAAATGCGGTTAATTCTAAAGACCACACAACACTTGTTGCTGCTGTAAAAGCTGCCGGGTTAGTAGAAACACTTCAAGGTGCTGGGCCATTCACTGTTTTTGCTCCAACTAATGCTGCTTTTGATAAATTACCAAAAGGAACTGTAGAATCATTATTAAAACCTGAAAACAAAAAAACACTTCAAACGATCTTGACCTATCATGTTGTTGCAGGAAAAATGAACGCATCTGATATTGCAAAAGCAATAAAAGAAGGAAAAGGAAAAGCAACTCTAAAAACGGTTAGCGGTGGTACTCTTACAGCCTGGATGAAAGGAAAAGATTTATATATTACAGATGAAAATGGTAATAAATCTAAAGTAACAATTGCAGATGTGAATCAGTCAAATGGTGTTATTCATGTAGTTGATGCAGTATTATTACCAAAAAAATAATAAAAATCTCCAAAACAGAATGCCTATAATGAAAAAGTCCTGCTTATAAAGCAGGCCTTTTTTTTATTTTTTTGCAGTTAAAGTACTTCCGGCAGAAGCAATTACAACACAAACTACGGCTAAAATTTCATAGAAACTAAGATTTTCCTGAAGGAAAATAAAAGCGCAGATAGATGCTGCAGCTGGTTCTAAACTCATTAAAATACTAAAAGTACGCGGAGGAAGCTGTCCTAATGCTTTCATTTCTAAAGTAAACGGAATAGCACTGGATAAAAGGGCCAATGCAACACCCATTCCGAAAAGTTTTGGCGTAAGATTGGTTAATCCGTTTTCAATGAAACCAAAAGGCAATACTAAAATAGCAGCAAACAACATTCCGGTTGACACTGCATGACCATCGTTCATTATTTTTGAAATTTTTCCGCCTAAAACAATATACGCTGCCCAAAATGCTCCGGCTAAAAGTGCGCATAAAATCCCTAAAGGATCTAAACGGTCATTTGTCCAGGGTGCAATTAGTAAAATTCCAATTGCCGCCAATAAAACCCAGCAGTAGTCAACTAAACGTTTTGAACCTGCAATGGCTAACAGCAAAGGACCAACGAACTCTAAAGTAACAGCTAAGCCAATAGGAATTCTTTCGATAGCAAAATAAAAAATCAAATTCATTGCTCCTAACGATAAACCGTACGGAATTACAATTTTCCATTGATCAGACGTTATGGTTTTCAAATTAGGTCTGTAAGCTAATAATAAAATCAGCGCCGAAACACCAATACGTATAGAAGCAGTTCCTGCTGCTCCAATTGCCGGAAAAAGTGTTTTAGCAATTGCAGCGCCGCACTGCACACTAATAATAGCTAATAATACAGCCGGAACAGGAGGGAGTTTAATTTCTTTATTTTTCATAAAAGGGAATACAGAAATATGAGTGAACCATTTCTGTTAAACAAAAGATATATTTGATTTAATTGCCCAAAGCTCGTTTGGTAACAAAGGCGCGATAACCAATTATCGCCATCTGCCATTTCTTTGCTTTTGAAATGTCCAGTCCTTGTTTTGTAAAACTAGGCAGCAGAATTTTATTTAATTTGGCTAAAAATTTATACATAGCAGATTTGTTTTTTCAAAGATATAAAAAAAGACTTTGCAGCTGGCAAAGTCTTTTTTGTGGTTTAAGGAAGAACTCTTTTACGATTTCTTTTCTGTAATCTTTTTGATTTTATCCAACATTTCTTTGGCGTTAGTATTGTCTGGATTTAATTCTAATGCTTTTTTATAGTTTTCTTTCGAAATTTCAAACTGATTGTTATTAAATAATCCTTCAGCCAGACTATCAAATGCATTTCCTGATTTTGGATTTTCTTTTGTATTTATTTCAAAAACTTTTATCGCGTCATTAATTCTGCCGTAATTCATTAAAGTATAACCAATAGCATTTAAGCGAAATTCAAAATCCCATTCAGGATGAACTTTTTTCAAATTGAAATAGTTTTGAGTTGATTTATCAATATCAAGTTTTAAAAAATCCTGAGTTATTTTTTCATCGGCTAATAAATATTCATCAGTAAGACCTGGATCTGCGATTGAAGCTACATGATTAATTACCTGACTGTGAATGTATAAATTAGAATATTTGTGCCCGTTAGATAAAAATATGATAGTCAAATCATTCTTAACAAATTTTCTAAAAGCTGTTTCATTACCGCCGCTGAATCCGTAAGATAAAATTTTGTTCAAAGGAGTAATTTCCCATCCGTATCCAAAACGATCTGTTTGATTACCATAAGAAAAAGGTTTCCACATAGAATATTTGGTTTCCTTTTTAAGAAAAATATCATTATCCAGATTTTTATTCCATTTTATAAAATTCTGCAATGTAATATTCAGCCCATTAGACGAGTGAGCATCAAAACCGCTGTTTGTTGTACTCTTAGTATATTTTTTCGTTTCATAATTATAGTTAACATACCTAAAAGCGCTGTTAGGATGTGCTTCGCCAAAGTTTGATGAAAAATAAACACCAGATTGTATTGATGGAAATTGATTTTGTAAGATATAATCTTCAAAAGTCTGTCCCGTAATTTTTTCAATAATTTTAGCAAGAAACAAATAGTTAGTCTGATTGTAGCGATATTCATTTCCGGTTGCAAACTCCATTGGCTTTTTTGATAAAATAGCAAGTTTTTCAGAATAGGGAATTGAAATAGAAATATCATCAAACTTAACGAAATCAGGCAGGCCCGAAGAATGCGTCAGCAGATTTTTAATTTTTATATCCTGCCATTCTTTAGGAAGATTTTCTAAATATTTTGTAATAGGATCTTCTAAAGAAAGTTTTCCTTTGTCTATAAGCTGAAATACACCAACATTTGTGATTAGTTTGGTTGTAGAGAAAATTTTAAAAGCAGTGTTTTTATCCACTGCTTTATTTTCTTCCAGAGAAGCTTTTCCAAAATACTTTTCATAAATGACTTTTCCGTTTTTTATTACGGCGAGTGCAGTACCGGGAATTTCATTTACTTCAATTACTTCTTTTATGTAACTGTCTATTTTTTGTTCTGTTAATTGGTTATTTGTGTTCTGGCCGAAGCTGAAATTTATAACAAACAGAAACAAAAAAACATTAAATGTTTTTTTCATTTATGAGGTTTAGAAGTAAAAATTAAGATTTTCTGTTTTCTTTTTCCCATTCCTTCATATCCTTCTCATGCTGTTTCATGTCTTTGGCATGCTGCTTCATATCTTTTTCATGTTGCTTCATGTCCAATTCATATTGCTTCATGTCTTTTTCATACTGCTTCATGCTTTTTTCGTAATCTTTAGAATCTAGACCATATCTAATTTCTACATCTCTGCTGTATTTTTCCATGTCAGAATTGAATTTTTGCATAGCAACTTCATATTTAGCCATTTGTTTTTCGTAGATAGCTTCTCTTTCAGCCATAATAGCTTCAATTTGATCTCCGTATGCAGTAAGCTGTGGTTCAATAACCTTCATTTTTTTCTCAAATTCAGCCATATCTTTTTCAAATTTACTCCAGGCAGCTTTATCATTAATGTTTTTTGGAGCAATTGGTGCTTTTGGCATTTTCGACATATCTACCGGAGAAGGCGGAATTAATCCTGCAGGAAAAGCTGGAGCAGCAGGTGCGATAGGAGCTATGGGAGCAATAGCATCATCGTCATTCTCGTTATCTGAATCATTAGTATCTCTTACTGCAACCTCTCTTTTAATTACGATAGGATGCTCAATTTGATCTGCAGTAACTAAACTAACGCTTTTTGAACCATTTTCATCTGTATTAATTACAACAGAACAGTCTTTTAAAGCTTCTGTACTGTTCATTTCGATAATCTGTACTTTACCGTTTTCTTTTACGACTCTGATCTTAATACTTGTAAGCTCATTATTTTTATTTCGTTTGATATTCGAAATTTCAAGATTAATGTTATGATCGGTTTTTAGTTTTGCCGTCAAATCTTTAAGCTCTTGATCTGTAGTTGATTTTGTGATTTTTATAACTTCCGGATCTTGGTTTTTAGAAGTCAGCGCAGCTTTTTCGCGAAGTTCTTTTTTCTCTTGTGCGATTGTTTTAATTTGGAATGATAGAACAAATAATGCAAGTACAGGCAGTACAGCATAATATTTCCAGTAATTCCATTTTTTTGATTGATTTTTGTTTAACATGACAATTCGTTTTTTGATTAATGATTGATAAAAATGATTGGTGATTGCAACACAAGTTTCATGTGTTGTGATTTTTAAAAGTGTGTATTGGTATGCTTTTTTGTCTGATATTTTTTTAGCGGCTTCACTGTCGGCGATGAACTCTAAGTTTTGAAGGATAACTTTCTTGTACAACCAGATTATTGGGTTGAACCAGAATAAAATACAGAAGATTCTTGAAATTATTACATCAACAGTATGATGCTGATCGCTGTGCACTTTCTCATGTTCCAAAATGCTTTCTAATTCTTTTTCGCTGTACATTGATGAGTTGTACACGATATAATCAAAATAGGAGAAAGGAGCAATGTTTTCATTTACATCTACAAATTTGAAATCGGCTTGCTGTTCAATTTTTCTGCCTTTTAAAACAGAATTTAAGCTGTAAAAATCGATCCCAAATTTTATCATAAATGCAGCAAATCCAATACCGTAAATTACCAGAGAAACCAGATTCCAGTTTATTTCAAAAGATTCCTTTTCGGCAATTTGCGGATGAAAATTTGAAACATATTGAAAATTCGCAGCGGGTGTATATGAAACAGGAACCGGAACCGGATCAATCCAGACAACTTTTGTATAAACTACTAAAGGTAGTACAACCGAAGTAACTAAACCGGCAAGTAAAAACCATCTGCTGCTATTAAAGAAAGTTTCTTTTCGAAGCAGAAAGAAATAAGCAAAGTAAAATAATGCGATTAAACTGCTCGATTTAACTATAAAAATAAAAAGTGCTTCCATAATGATTATTTTTCTTCTTTAGGGTTTTCGATCATAGCCAGAATTTCCCGCAATTCATCTGCCGAAATTTTTTCTTCTTTAGCAAAAAATGAAACCATATTTTTATACGAACTATTGAAATAATTATCAATTGCAGTATTCATATATTTTTTACTGTATGTCTCTAAGGTTACAATGGGATAATATTGATGTGTATTCCCAAAGGCATTATGCGAAACAAAACCTTTTTCTTCGAGATTACGCACAATTGTCGAAAGTGTGTTATAATGCGGCTGATCTTCGGTAATTTCTGCCTGAATCTCTTTTACAAAAGCTTTTTTGAGCTTCCATAAAATATGCATTATTTCTTCTTCTTTGTTGGTTAGTTTTTGCATTTTTTGGTTATTAAAAGTTAAAGACTTTTATTTTCGGGTTTCAATTTCGATTACGCCATTGGCACCTTTTTCACCATATTTAGCCACTGCATTGGTTCCAGTGTAAACATTTACAGATTTAATGTCTTTTGAATTAATATCATTATAGTCAAAACCGCTTGGCATTTCTTTTCCATCAACAACAATAAGTTTGTCAGTTTCATTGATGCTTACTTTTGTTCCGTTTGAAAAAGAAGCTGTTGAACCCTTTGTAGTTGTAATTACTTTGGTGTCATTATCAGAATTTACTATTACAGTAGTGCTAGTATTTGTGTTAGTATTAGTGTTAGTTTTTGCACTAACATTAGAATTATTGCTTCCATTGGTTTCTGTTTTGGTTTGAAGTTTTTTGCTTATTGCGACTTTAGGTTCGCCGTCAGTTTTAGAATTTTTTATTTCGTCATAAGTCTGAATGCCTACGCTTTTGCTGTCGTCTTTATTGGTCGTTACAATAACTGCAAAATCTTTAATAGGGCTATTTTCTCCAGTTTGAATTGACTGCGCTGTCTGTTTTCCGTTTTTGATATTAACTTTAAGAGAAGTCAAATCGCTGTTGGAATTTCTTTTTATTTCAGAAACTTCAAAATCTACATTGTGGAGTTTTTTCAGTTTCTCCTTAATTTCATTCAAATTTGCATCTGTTGAGTTTTTCTTGATTTTGTAAACATCCACAGATTTAATTTCTCCAGATACTTCCTTTACAGTCTGCTGTTTTTCTTTTGCGATTACTTCAATTTGAAATAATAAAACAAAAGCTGCAAGAGCAGGAATTACCGCATAGTACTTCCATGAATTTCTCTTTTTAGATTGATTTTTGTTTAACATAACTATTCGTTTTTTGATTAATGATTGAAAAAAATGATTGGTAATGGCAACACAATTTTCATGCGTTGTTATTTTTAAAAGTGTATACTGATACGCTTTTTTATCTTCTAATTTTTTAGCGGCTTCTTTATCTGCAATAAATTCCAAATTTTGAATAATTGCTTTTCTATAAAGCCATATTATGGGATTGAACCAAAAAAGCATGCAAAAAGCTCTGGAAATCAAAACATCTACAGTATGATTTTGATCGCTGTGTATTTTCTCGTGTTCAATAATATTTTCTAATTCTGATGCTGTGTACATTGATGAGTTGTACACTATATATTCAAAATAGGAGAAAGGTGCAATATTTTCGTTTGTATCAATAAATTTAAAATCAGCCTGCTGATAAATCTTTTTCCCTTTTAATACCGAGTTTAAACTGTAAAAATCAATAGCAAACTTTATTAAAAGCGATATAAATCCAATGCCGTAAGCAAAAAGAATCAAATAAAACCAATTGATTGTAAAGGGTGTATTTGACGCGGTTTCAATTAAATTGGTTTGTGAAAAAGTCAAATCAGATAGAGAAGCAGGATTTACCCAGACTACTTTTGTGTACACAATAAGAGGCAATATTACTGAGGTAATTAAACCAAAAAGTAAAAACCATCTATTGCTGTTAAAGAATGTCTCTTTTCGAAGTAAAAAGTAGTAAGCACAATAAAACATAGTAATTAAACCTGCCGATTTTGCGATATAAATAAATAGTGCTTCCATAATGATTATTTTTTTTCTGTTGGATTTTCGATCATATCTAATATTTCGCGTAACTCTGCTGCAGATATCTTTTCTTCTTTAGCAAAAAACGAAACCATATTTTTATATGAACTGTTAAAATAATTGTCAATAGCAGTTTTCATATATTTTTTGCTGTACGCTTCAAGAGTAACAATAGGATAATATTGGTGCGTATTCCCAAAAGCATTATGCGCCACAAAACCTTTTTCCTCCAGATTTCGAACAATAGTCGAAAGCGTATTATAATGCGGCTGGTCTTCAGTAATTTCTGCCTGAATTTCTTTTACAAAAGCTTTTTTAAGCTTCCATAAAATCTGCATTATCTCTTCTTCTTTGTTGGTTAACTTTTGCATGTTTTCTAATTTTAATTCAAACCTACAACTATTTTTTTAGTTACGCAACTATAAAAATAGTTATTTAACTAAAAATTTCGTTTTAAGCTGAATTTAAAGCATAGAAAAGTAATTCAAAATCAAAGTTAATGATTTGAATAATAATGATTTATGTAAAAAGTGGAAATTTATTATTTCTTTTCCTGAAGAAGCGCTTTTTTAATCCAGATGCAGCAAAGTGTTGCAAAGATTCCAATACTTGCCATAAAAAGCCAGTTGATCTGGTAACCAAAATCAGAAATGATTTCGAAACCAACCTTAGAACTAATAATGTGTGCAAGACTAAAACTCATCGTATATAATGCCATATAACGACCTTCCTGACCACGTGGGGCACGGCTTAATGCAAAGGCATTAGAAAAAGGAAAAGTAAGGATTTCACCAACAGAAATACAAATCATGCTGATAACGAGAATTCCGCCCCAGATGTTAATCATCAATAAAATGAAACTAAAAGCCATTATAAACGATCCTATAATAATGATTCTGATTTTAGGAAAAGCTTTTCTTTCCATAAAACCAACAGTCGGCATTTCTAAAGCAAAAATCAAAAGTCCGTTTAAAGTCATTAACAGCCCTGTCTGCAGTTCGCTTAAACCGTACTTTTCATTATGATATAAAGGTAAAGTTGTAAAGAGCTGAAAGAAAATCATAGCCGTAACAAAGCTTACAAATAAGAAAACCCAGAATATTTTATCATGAAAAACCGATTTTGTATTAGAAGCACTTTCGGTTTTATCGCCATGATCAGTCTTTTTCTTTTCTTTAACCAGTAAGGCAAAAATGGAAATAGAAAGAATACACGAAGCTCCGTCAACCCAAAACAATCCCGAATATCCCATTCCCATGATAATTAAACCACCAAGAGCAGGACCAGCGGCAAAACCTAAATTAACTGCCAAACGTACTAATGTTAAGGCGCGCGTTCTGTTTTCGGGTTTTGCATAAGCGCCCAAAGAAACAAACATTGCAGGACGAAACATATCTGCAATAGCCATTAAAACAAACATAGCGGCACATAAACCCAAAAAAGTAGTAATGTATTGTACAAGGAACATTGAAATTCCGGTTGTAAACAAACTAAAAATCATGATTTTATAAAACCCAATTTTATCAGAGAGTTTTCCGCCAAGCCAGGAACCCAGCA includes:
- the rpsA gene encoding 30S ribosomal protein S1 encodes the protein MSEQTKSQEEFLANFNWHNFQEGIDAVDEKNLQEFEELVSKTFIATDQEEVVEGVVVRITDRDVIVDINAKSEGVISLNEFRYNPNLKVGDKVEVLIDIREDKTGQLVLSHRKARTIKSWDRVIAANETGEIVNGFVKCRTKGGMIVDVFGIEAFLPGSQIDVKPIRDYDVYVNKMMEFKVVKINHEFKNVVVSHKALIEADIEVQKKEIIGQLQKGQVLEGVVKNITSYGVFIDLGGVDGLIHITDLSWSRINHPSEVLELDQKLNVVILDFDDEKTRIQLGLKQLNAHPWDALDANLTVGDKVKGKVVVIADYGAFIEVAEGVEGLIHVSEMSWSTHLRSAQDFVKVGDVVEAVILTLDREDRKMSLGIKQLTQDPWTDITSKYPVGSKHTGIVRNFTNFGIFVELEEGIDGLIYISDLSWTKKIKHPSEFVNVGEKLDVVVLELDVEGRKLSLGHKQTTANPWDQYEDSFAVGTIHNGEISEIVDKGATVEFGDDIVAFIPTRHLEKEDGKKLKKGDTADFKVIEFNKEFKRVVASHTAIFREEEEKNVKAAAETTASASTNAPAATLGDNNDVLAALKAKMEKTEKK
- a CDS encoding ExbD/TolR family protein: MKNLPQKVRSKKLSSRIDLTAMVSVSFMLIIFFMVIGELSKYKAMDLGLPDKDCDDCHSGCIDATRLYTILLDKNDKIITYSGLLEYPTHLTKEIGFGKNGIQKEVFLKKKEIQNYMAAMGKYKSGVIVIIKPSKNSNYGNLVDILDEMKIANIDTYAIVNDFTPEEEKLLASK
- a CDS encoding ExbD/TolR family protein; amino-acid sequence: MKNLPKKVRSKKLSSRVDLTAMVSVSFLLIIFFMVVGELSKAKIMNLSLPHNNEGRISCGTIREGEYRSITVILDDNNRLIYYMGLVSSPIIAPKEIQYGKEGIRKELLSRKQNILNYSSKNVRPENLIVIIKPSKKSNFKNLVDILDEMAIAEISTYAIVPEFTPEESKLLASK
- a CDS encoding fasciclin domain-containing protein; amino-acid sequence: MKTRKFLAVAVLALGFAFTSNAQKSVMVGGAAMYPNKNIIENAVNSKDHTTLVAAVKAAGLVETLQGAGPFTVFAPTNAAFDKLPKGTVESLLKPENKKTLQTILTYHVVAGKMNASDIAKAIKEGKGKATLKTVSGGTLTAWMKGKDLYITDENGNKSKVTIADVNQSNGVIHVVDAVLLPKK
- a CDS encoding EamA family transporter, with the protein product MKNKEIKLPPVPAVLLAIISVQCGAAIAKTLFPAIGAAGTASIRIGVSALILLLAYRPNLKTITSDQWKIVIPYGLSLGAMNLIFYFAIERIPIGLAVTLEFVGPLLLAIAGSKRLVDYCWVLLAAIGILLIAPWTNDRLDPLGILCALLAGAFWAAYIVLGGKISKIMNDGHAVSTGMLFAAILVLPFGFIENGLTNLTPKLFGMGVALALLSSAIPFTLEMKALGQLPPRTFSILMSLEPAAASICAFIFLQENLSFYEILAVVCVVIASAGSTLTAKK
- a CDS encoding serine hydrolase domain-containing protein, which gives rise to MKKTFNVFLFLFVINFSFGQNTNNQLTEQKIDSYIKEVIEVNEIPGTALAVIKNGKVIYEKYFGKASLEENKAVDKNTAFKIFSTTKLITNVGVFQLIDKGKLSLEDPITKYLENLPKEWQDIKIKNLLTHSSGLPDFVKFDDISISIPYSEKLAILSKKPMEFATGNEYRYNQTNYLFLAKIIEKITGQTFEDYILQNQFPSIQSGVYFSSNFGEAHPNSAFRYVNYNYETKKYTKSTTNSGFDAHSSNGLNITLQNFIKWNKNLDNDIFLKKETKYSMWKPFSYGNQTDRFGYGWEITPLNKILSYGFSGGNETAFRKFVKNDLTIIFLSNGHKYSNLYIHSQVINHVASIADPGLTDEYLLADEKITQDFLKLDIDKSTQNYFNLKKVHPEWDFEFRLNAIGYTLMNYGRINDAIKVFEINTKENPKSGNAFDSLAEGLFNNNQFEISKENYKKALELNPDNTNAKEMLDKIKKITEKKS
- a CDS encoding M56 family metallopeptidase → MEALFIFIVKSSSLIALFYFAYFFLLRKETFFNSSRWFLLAGLVTSVVLPLVVYTKVVWIDPVPVPVSYTPAANFQYVSNFHPQIAEKESFEINWNLVSLVIYGIGFAAFMIKFGIDFYSLNSVLKGRKIEQQADFKFVDVNENIAPFSYFDYIVYNSSMYSEKELESILEHEKVHSDQHHTVDVIISRIFCILFWFNPIIWLYKKVILQNLEFIADSEAAKKISDKKAYQYTLLKITTHETCVAITNHFYQSLIKKRIVMLNKNQSKKWNYWKYYAVLPVLALFVLSFQIKTIAQEKKELREKAALTSKNQDPEVIKITKSTTDQELKDLTAKLKTDHNINLEISNIKRNKNNELTSIKIRVVKENGKVQIIEMNSTEALKDCSVVINTDENGSKSVSLVTADQIEHPIVIKREVAVRDTNDSDNENDDDAIAPIAPIAPAAPAFPAGLIPPSPVDMSKMPKAPIAPKNINDKAAWSKFEKDMAEFEKKMKVIEPQLTAYGDQIEAIMAEREAIYEKQMAKYEVAMQKFNSDMEKYSRDVEIRYGLDSKDYEKSMKQYEKDMKQYELDMKQHEKDMKQHAKDMKQHEKDMKEWEKENRKS
- a CDS encoding BlaI/MecI/CopY family transcriptional regulator, which gives rise to MQKLTNKEEEIMHILWKLKKAFVKEIQAEITEDQPHYNTLSTIVRNLEEKGFVSHNAFGNTHQYYPIVTLETYSKKYMNTAIDNYFNSSYKNMVSFFAKEEKISADELREILAMIENPKEEK
- a CDS encoding M56 family metallopeptidase; translated protein: MEALFIYIAKSAGLITMFYCAYYFLLRKETFFNSNRWFLLFGLITSVILPLIVYTKVVWVNPASLSDLTFSQTNLIETASNTPFTINWFYLILFAYGIGFISLLIKFAIDFYSLNSVLKGKKIYQQADFKFIDTNENIAPFSYFEYIVYNSSMYTASELENIIEHEKIHSDQNHTVDVLISRAFCMLFWFNPIIWLYRKAIIQNLEFIADKEAAKKLEDKKAYQYTLLKITTHENCVAITNHFFQSLIKKRIVMLNKNQSKKRNSWKYYAVIPALAAFVLLFQIEVIAKEKQQTVKEVSGEIKSVDVYKIKKNSTDANLNEIKEKLKKLHNVDFEVSEIKRNSNSDLTSLKVNIKNGKQTAQSIQTGENSPIKDFAVIVTTNKDDSKSVGIQTYDEIKNSKTDGEPKVAISKKLQTKTETNGSNNSNVSAKTNTNTNTNTSTTVIVNSDNDTKVITTTKGSTASFSNGTKVSINETDKLIVVDGKEMPSGFDYNDINSKDIKSVNVYTGTNAVAKYGEKGANGVIEIETRK
- a CDS encoding BlaI/MecI/CopY family transcriptional regulator; this translates as MQKLTNKEEEIMQILWKLKKAFVKEIQAEITEDQPHYNTLSTIVRNLEEKGFVAHNAFGNTHQYYPIVTLEAYSKKYMKTAIDNYFNSSYKNMVSFFAKEEKISAAELREILDMIENPTEKK
- a CDS encoding MDR family MFS transporter translates to MLKTAFNHYINNFKGFTREIWILTLITFINRAGTMVLPFLSKYLKEDLHFSYNQVGWIMVSFGLGSMLGSWLGGKLSDKIGFYKIMIFSLFTTGISMFLVQYITTFLGLCAAMFVLMAIADMFRPAMFVSLGAYAKPENRTRALTLVRLAVNLGFAAGPALGGLIIMGMGYSGLFWVDGASCILSISIFALLVKEKKKTDHGDKTESASNTKSVFHDKIFWVFLFVSFVTAMIFFQLFTTLPLYHNEKYGLSELQTGLLMTLNGLLIFALEMPTVGFMERKAFPKIRIIIIGSFIMAFSFILLMINIWGGILVISMICISVGEILTFPFSNAFALSRAPRGQEGRYMALYTMSFSLAHIISSKVGFEIISDFGYQINWLFMASIGIFATLCCIWIKKALLQEKK